One genomic segment of Mustelus asterias chromosome 26, sMusAst1.hap1.1, whole genome shotgun sequence includes these proteins:
- the micos13 gene encoding MICOS complex subunit MIC13 — protein sequence MVLFSRFFTKVGIIGGALYTVYDQDLLGNGERSSEILEKVSTQVPVAVDQWANYFGVKLPDIPKLNVPAAELWNTGVKATAHFLSTVPTKCNEFSHRGWHYIKDMANKTA from the exons ATGGTTTTGTTTTCAAGGTTCTTTACAAAGGTTGGGATAATTGGAGGTGCTTTGTACACCGTTTACGACCAAGACTTATTGGGAAATGGGGAACGCAGTTCTGAGATATTGGAGAAGGTGTCAACTCAAGTACCGGTTGCTGTGGATCAGTGGGCGAATTATTTCGGAGTGAAG CTACCAGATATTCCCAAGCTAAATGTGCCTGCGGCTGAATTGTGGAACACAG GAGTCAAAGCAACTGCACATTTCTTGTCAACTGTCCCTACAAAATGTAATGAATTCTCTCACAGAGGCTGGCACTACATCAAGGACATGGCCAACAAAACAGCCTGA